A single genomic interval of Alistipes sp. ZOR0009 harbors:
- a CDS encoding zinc-binding dehydrogenase, with translation MKAVTFNPSNNGFSVSDLPFPRLENHDVMVKVKACGLNPVDAKISLWKGLVPDMNSSWVPGLDVSGVIVEVGKKVTRWKPGDRVLYHGYMLRPHGGFAEYAIQHEEAILPNHRLPHDIAAATPCSGWTAYRALIDKLKLKTHDNLLVVGGAGGVGSFALQIAKYVGAHKIIATCSEKNFAFVREMGATHIIDYQKENIAQKVFEYTDGIGATKVLDAVGPDTDIDAAAAMAFNGQMVELVGHARPAKYKDAFMKSLTFHQLSLGGGYGYGERGISSIVETGRIFTDMVERSLIDVPLKKIISLEQVPETLIEMLKGKTVGKIVMEIKGK, from the coding sequence ATGAAAGCTGTAACATTCAATCCTTCCAATAACGGATTTTCGGTTAGCGATCTTCCTTTCCCTCGCCTAGAAAATCACGATGTTATGGTAAAAGTAAAAGCATGCGGCCTTAATCCCGTTGACGCAAAAATATCGCTATGGAAAGGCTTAGTCCCAGATATGAATAGCAGTTGGGTTCCTGGCCTTGATGTTTCGGGGGTTATTGTCGAAGTTGGCAAAAAAGTGACCAGATGGAAGCCTGGAGATAGAGTTCTATACCACGGCTACATGCTCCGCCCTCATGGAGGATTTGCCGAATATGCCATTCAGCACGAAGAAGCAATTCTTCCGAACCACCGATTACCGCATGACATTGCTGCCGCCACTCCTTGTTCGGGTTGGACGGCCTATCGAGCCTTAATTGACAAATTGAAGCTAAAAACTCACGACAACCTTCTTGTGGTTGGCGGTGCTGGCGGCGTAGGAAGTTTTGCCCTTCAAATTGCCAAATATGTGGGAGCCCATAAGATTATTGCCACCTGTTCCGAGAAAAATTTTGCATTTGTACGCGAAATGGGAGCAACACATATTATCGATTATCAAAAAGAGAATATTGCACAAAAAGTATTTGAATATACCGACGGAATTGGAGCAACCAAAGTTTTAGACGCCGTTGGTCCTGACACCGATATTGATGCAGCCGCAGCAATGGCATTTAACGGACAAATGGTAGAGCTAGTAGGGCATGCACGCCCAGCAAAATACAAAGATGCCTTTATGAAATCGCTCACATTTCATCAGCTAAGTCTTGGTGGCGGCTACGGATACGGCGAGCGAGGAATTAGCAGCATAGTGGAAACTGGCAGAATATTTACGGATATGGTTGAAAGAAGTTTGATTGATGTTCCACTAAAAAAAATTATTTCGTTAGAACAGGTTCCCGAAACGCTAATAGAGATGCTAAAGGGAAAAACCGTAGGTAAAATTGTTATGGAAATTAAAGGTAAGTAA
- a CDS encoding amino acid permease yields the protein MKEQQNETTANPLKRNLGLGAATAIVIGNMIGSGIFTAPQSLAASANPSSSIIAWIITAIGSLFLALVFAHLGSLYPRSGGPIVYTKMVYGDFAAFLIAWTFWIGMWVGNAAIITAIVRYLTTFFPAIKESGMLAFFISSGILWIFTFINLKGVKEAGFVGVVTTIAKIAVLVVIIIVALMGFNVEHLKAASSPTLEGFSTIPVAVAITLWSFIGLESASVTGGEISNPKRNIKLSTIIGFVVTAFIYIITSISVMGTVPQSQLATSPAPMSDVINSVTGGSWGGWFIAIGVIIAAGGATSGWILTTARSSYAAGEQGLFPTFFAKVHPRFATPHVSLIISGVLANLLLVLNYVLSLTAAFDFMILLATLAFMPAYSFTAAAQVILTSKEGQSWRTMLKAALIPIFAFAYCIYATYAAGGEVVMYGFILMLLGIPIYIVMRLQKMKVL from the coding sequence ATGAAAGAGCAACAAAACGAAACAACGGCTAATCCGTTAAAGAGAAATTTGGGGTTAGGAGCGGCCACTGCAATTGTTATTGGTAATATGATCGGTTCGGGAATATTTACCGCGCCTCAATCGCTCGCAGCAAGCGCGAATCCGTCATCATCAATCATTGCGTGGATAATTACCGCCATTGGTTCCTTGTTTTTGGCTTTGGTGTTTGCTCATTTGGGTTCGCTATATCCTCGCTCTGGAGGTCCAATTGTGTACACTAAAATGGTGTATGGCGATTTTGCTGCATTTCTAATTGCGTGGACATTTTGGATTGGGATGTGGGTTGGAAATGCCGCGATAATTACAGCAATTGTTCGATATCTGACAACCTTTTTCCCTGCAATTAAGGAGAGCGGAATGCTTGCGTTCTTTATTTCGTCTGGAATACTCTGGATCTTTACATTCATAAATTTAAAAGGGGTAAAGGAGGCTGGCTTTGTTGGGGTTGTAACTACCATTGCAAAAATAGCTGTGCTAGTTGTTATAATTATTGTTGCTTTAATGGGCTTTAATGTGGAGCATCTTAAGGCTGCATCGTCTCCAACTCTCGAAGGTTTTTCTACTATTCCGGTTGCTGTTGCTATTACGTTATGGTCTTTTATTGGCCTAGAAAGTGCATCGGTAACAGGTGGGGAAATCAGCAATCCAAAGCGAAATATTAAGTTAAGCACCATAATCGGTTTTGTTGTTACCGCCTTTATATACATTATTACCAGCATTTCTGTAATGGGGACAGTTCCACAAAGTCAGCTGGCAACTTCGCCTGCGCCTATGTCGGATGTGATTAATTCTGTAACGGGAGGATCTTGGGGCGGATGGTTTATTGCTATTGGAGTGATAATTGCAGCAGGAGGCGCTACTTCTGGATGGATTCTAACCACAGCTCGAAGTTCTTATGCTGCTGGCGAGCAAGGCCTTTTTCCTACTTTTTTTGCAAAAGTCCACCCTCGTTTTGCTACGCCTCACGTATCCTTGATTATTTCAGGTGTACTAGCAAACCTACTTCTTGTACTTAACTATGTTTTGTCTCTAACGGCTGCTTTTGATTTTATGATTTTGCTAGCAACGTTGGCGTTTATGCCTGCCTATAGCTTTACCGCTGCGGCACAAGTTATACTAACAAGCAAAGAGGGACAGTCGTGGAGAACAATGTTAAAGGCTGCCTTAATCCCAATATTTGCTTTTGCATACTGCATTTATGCAACTTATGCTGCTGGAGGCGAGGTGGTAATGTATGGTTTTATCTTGATGCTTCTTGGCATTCCCATTTATATTGTAATGAGGCTCCAAAAAATGAAAGTACTATAA
- a CDS encoding mannose-1-phosphate guanylyltransferase, producing MQLTVFIMAGGSGERFWPLSTREKPKQLLKLVDKERSLIRMTVDRVLPIVPAERIFIGTNAIQAKGIAEELPMLPIENIIIEPQFKDTAAAIGFGSVVIGEKYPDATMVVLASDHLIKNEENFCKRILTAAEVAEDRGAIVTLGIKPSRPETGYGYLETEECYIGEPTPVVRFWEKPNLQRAESYVASGRYLWNSGMFIFNIATMNQAFETYLPKHAALLTQIAKLGDAKRNYSDAKLNDLFSKFEKISIDFGIMEKFHNTMVIPVDFGWNDIGSFPALDEVFEKTEQGSVVQGSRVVEVNSSDNIVLGMSGKVIATLGVSDLVIVDTKDSLLVCSKAEAQNIKKILEQLNK from the coding sequence ATGCAATTAACTGTATTTATAATGGCAGGGGGCTCTGGTGAGCGCTTTTGGCCGCTATCTACCCGCGAAAAACCCAAACAGCTGCTTAAGCTTGTTGATAAGGAGCGTAGCCTTATTAGAATGACGGTGGATAGAGTTCTTCCGATTGTTCCTGCCGAGCGAATTTTTATTGGTACAAACGCAATACAGGCAAAAGGAATTGCGGAGGAGCTTCCAATGCTTCCTATTGAGAATATTATTATAGAACCTCAGTTTAAGGATACGGCAGCCGCTATAGGCTTTGGTTCTGTTGTAATCGGAGAGAAATACCCTGATGCAACAATGGTTGTTCTTGCTTCCGACCATCTTATTAAGAACGAAGAGAACTTCTGTAAGCGAATTCTAACGGCGGCAGAGGTCGCAGAGGATAGAGGTGCTATTGTTACTTTAGGTATTAAACCAAGCCGTCCAGAAACCGGTTACGGCTACTTGGAGACCGAAGAGTGCTATATTGGGGAGCCAACTCCAGTTGTGAGATTCTGGGAAAAGCCCAACCTACAGCGTGCGGAAAGCTATGTGGCATCAGGAAGGTATTTGTGGAATAGTGGCATGTTTATTTTCAATATTGCCACCATGAATCAGGCTTTCGAAACATATCTTCCCAAGCATGCCGCGTTGCTAACGCAAATAGCAAAGTTGGGAGATGCAAAGCGTAACTATTCGGACGCTAAATTGAACGACCTATTCAGCAAGTTTGAGAAGATATCTATCGATTTTGGTATTATGGAAAAGTTCCACAATACAATGGTTATTCCAGTTGACTTTGGCTGGAACGACATTGGTAGTTTTCCGGCGCTTGATGAGGTTTTTGAAAAGACTGAGCAAGGTTCTGTCGTACAAGGAAGTCGAGTTGTAGAGGTAAACTCGTCCGATAATATTGTCTTGGGGATGTCGGGAAAGGTTATTGCAACTTTGGGAGTAAGTGATTTGGTTATTGTGGATACTAAGGACTCGCTGCTGGTATGTAGCAAGGCTGAAGCACAAAATATCAAAAAGATATTGGAGCAGCTAAACAAATAG